One window of Pyxicephalus adspersus chromosome 4, UCB_Pads_2.0, whole genome shotgun sequence genomic DNA carries:
- the SPRTN gene encoding DNA-dependent metalloprotease SPRTN, with translation MDDDLLLALRLQEQYDQEAGAQEWRPSQETPRDRPKDMSVVDPSWELLDPNPDIHALFLQFNQMFFWGKLAGVEVRWSPKMTLCAGVCSYEGRGGLCSIRLSKPLLSFRPRKDLVETLLHEMIHALLFVTHNNKDRDSHGPEFLKHMNRINGLTGSKISVYHSFHDEVNEHRKHWWRCNGPCQTRKPFFGYVKRAMNRAPSKHDPWWADHQRTCGGTFIKIKEPEATSHKDKKKKENVSESQAKSITKEKPEGVDIRTIIPFSGKGYKLGESSQSVGSDRVQKAIPSSPEVSKPVPKNPINGILNYTTTISNKTQSNMPSSKGPKISVANTKMFVSVGGSPVKLPSNSRNKASTMTTSNISGNASQKRISSEMLTSPQSTPSTSRETSSEGLYGRAPKRPKVDGSQDIKHFFHNVSGVSSSGNKPATNVPFNQQRPSNETSSSSQKKVNCPVCKAEVPEAEINDHLDTCLSL, from the exons ATGGACGATGACTTGTTGTTGGCTCTCCGCTTACAGGAGCAGTACGACCAGGAAGCCGGGGCACAGGAATGGCGGCCCTCTCAGGAGACCCCCAGGGACCGACCAAAAGACATGTCTGTAGTGGACCCGTCCTGGGAACTGCTGGACCCCAACCCTGATATCCATGCCTTGTTCCTTCAGTTCAATCAGATGTTCTTCTGGGGGAAGCTTGCCGGGGTGGAGGTCAGGTGGAGCCCTAAAATGACCCT ATGTGCGGGAGTTTGCTCCTATGAAGGAAGAGGAGGTTTGTGTTCTATACGTCTTAGTAAACCTCTCTTGTCATTTAGGCCTAGAAAAGATCTTGTAGAG ACATTACTCCATGAGATGATCCATGCCCTTTTGTTTGTCACACACAACAACAAAGATCGGGATTCACATGGTCCAGAATTCCTCAAACATATGAATCGAATAAATGGTCTTACCGGTTCCAAGATATCT GTTTATCACAGTTTTCATGATGAAGTAAATGAGCACAGAAAACACTGGTGGAGGTGTAACGGCCCATGCCAGACCAGAAAGCCATTTTTCGGATATGTGAAACGTGCAATGAACCGAGCACCATCTAAACATGATCCCTGGTGGGCTGACCATCAAAGAACTTGTGGGGGAACATTCATAAAGATTAAAGAGCCAGAGGCCACTTCTcacaaagacaagaaaaaaaaggagaatgtttCTGAAAGCCAGGCCAAGAGCATTACAAAAG aaaaaCCTGAAGGAGTTGACATTCGTACAATAATCCCATTCAGTGGTAAAGGTTATAAGCTTGGTGAATCCAGTCAATCTGTTGGAAGTGATAGAGTCCAGAAAGCCATTCCTTCTTCACCGGAAGTCTCCAAGCCTGTGCCAAAAAATCCTATTAACGGAATCCTAAACTATACTACAACAATCTCAAATAAAACCCAGAGCAATATGCCCAGTTCCAAGGGGCCTAAAATATCTGTCGCTAACACCAAAATGTTTGTCAGTGTTGGTGGATCTCCGGTAAAACTACCTTCTAATAGCAGGAATAAAGCGTCTACGATGACTACAAGTAATATTTCTGGTAATGCATCACAAAAGAGGATTTCATCTGAAATGCTAACTTCACCGCAGAGTACACCGTCTACCTCAAGGGAAACAAGTAGTGAAGGACTTTACGGCCGAGCTCCGAAAAGACCCAAAGTTGATGGCAGTCAAGATATTAAGCACTTTTTTCATAACGTATCAGGAGTGAGCAGTAGCGGAAATAAACCAGCAACAAATGTGCCTTTTAACCAGCAGAGACCTAGTAATGAAACTTCCTCCAGCAGCCAAAAGAAAGTGAACTGTCCTGTATGTAAAGCAGAGGTCCCAGAAGCTGAAATAAATGACCACTTGGACACTTGTTTATCattataa
- the MAP1LC3C gene encoding microtubule-associated protein 1 light chain 3 gamma, translated as MKPMHPPRNASRSKPFKQRKSLETRKTEAIGMKAKYPTKIPVIVERYAKEKYLPRLDKTKFLVPQDITMSQFVSIIRDRMHLSATHALYVLVKGKTLPSMTLTMTELYEDQKDEDGFLYMIYASQEMFGGLGA; from the exons ATGAAGCCAATGCATCCGCCTCGAAATGCTTCCCGTTCAAAACCATTTAAGCAGAGAAAGTCACTTG AAACTCGAAAAACAGAAGCCATTGGTATGAAGGCCAAGTATCCAACTAAAATCCcg gttaTTGTGGAGAGGTATGCTAAAGAAAAATACCTGCCGCGCCTGGACAAAACCAAATTTCTTGTTCCACAGGATATCACCATGTCTCAATTCGTGAGTATTATCAG AGACAGAATGCATTTGTCAGCCACGCATGCCTTGTACGTTCTGGTGAAAGGGAAGACCCTTCCTAGCATGACTCTTACTATGACTGAACTGTACGAGGACCAAAAAGACGAAGATGGCTTTTTATATATGATCTATGCATCCCAGGAAATGTTTGGTGGATTGGGTGCTTGA